In Candidatus Zixiibacteriota bacterium, a single genomic region encodes these proteins:
- a CDS encoding DUF721 domain-containing protein, with product MKNSEPEKIGAVVAELIRKFGYEGKLREVDAVKLFNEVAGKEIARHCRAVKLTDGRLIVKVSDPIWRQQLVFLKGELIAKLNARLDKSIVKDIYLK from the coding sequence ATGAAAAATAGCGAGCCCGAGAAAATCGGGGCGGTAGTGGCCGAGCTGATCCGGAAATTCGGTTACGAAGGTAAACTTCGGGAGGTCGACGCTGTAAAACTGTTTAACGAAGTGGCCGGCAAGGAAATCGCCCGTCACTGCCGGGCAGTTAAGCTAACTGACGGACGTCTGATAGTCAAAGTCTCCGATCCGATCTGGCGGCAACAACTGGTCTTTCTAAAAGGGGAATTGATCGCCAAACTGAATGCCAGACTTGATAAAAGCATTGTAAAAGATATCTATTTGAAGTAA
- a CDS encoding class I fructose-bisphosphate aldolase, which produces MASYDKLKELLGDDVKLLDYKCSGIPKNRLHLPGPDFVDRIFVNSDRSINTLKNLNWLYNHGRLAGTGYLSILPVDQGIEHSGGASFAPNVDYFDPENIIKLAIEGGCNGVASTYGVLGTVARKYAHKIPFILKINHNEMLTYPNTYDQIPFATVERAFDMGVVGIGATIYFGAPESNRQIQEVSDIFEKAHDLGMFTVLWCYLRNSEFKKDKDYHTASDLTGQANHLGVTIEADIVKQKQATTNGGYTAINFGKTHDLVYSKLTSDNPIDLTRYQVANCFMGRIGMINSGGASGENDLAQAVRTAVINKRAGGMGMISGRKSFQKPREEGIKLLNTIQDVFLCDEITVA; this is translated from the coding sequence ATGGCAAGCTATGACAAATTAAAAGAGCTTTTAGGCGATGATGTCAAACTGCTGGACTACAAGTGTTCCGGTATTCCCAAAAACCGGCTTCATCTGCCCGGACCTGATTTCGTTGACCGTATTTTCGTCAATTCCGATCGTTCCATCAACACCCTGAAAAACCTCAACTGGCTTTACAACCATGGGCGCCTGGCCGGTACCGGCTATCTCTCGATTCTGCCGGTCGACCAGGGAATCGAGCATTCGGGTGGAGCATCGTTTGCTCCAAATGTTGACTATTTCGATCCCGAAAATATTATTAAGCTGGCGATCGAGGGAGGGTGCAACGGAGTCGCCTCGACCTATGGTGTCCTGGGTACTGTGGCGCGCAAGTATGCCCACAAGATTCCCTTCATCCTCAAGATCAATCACAACGAGATGCTGACCTATCCCAACACCTACGACCAGATCCCGTTTGCCACGGTCGAGCGGGCGTTCGACATGGGTGTGGTCGGAATCGGCGCGACTATCTATTTTGGCGCGCCTGAATCCAACCGCCAGATTCAGGAAGTCTCCGATATTTTCGAGAAAGCCCATGATCTCGGTATGTTTACGGTGCTGTGGTGTTACCTGCGCAATTCTGAATTCAAAAAAGACAAAGACTACCATACCGCCTCGGATCTCACCGGCCAGGCCAACCATCTCGGTGTCACTATCGAAGCTGATATCGTTAAACAGAAACAGGCCACGACCAACGGTGGTTATACGGCCATCAATTTTGGTAAAACCCATGACCTGGTTTACAGCAAGCTGACCTCGGACAATCCGATCGACCTGACCAGGTACCAGGTGGCCAACTGCTTCATGGGCCGGATCGGCATGATCAATTCCGGTGGCGCATCGGGAGAAAACGATCTGGCGCAGGCGGTTCGGACCGCGGTGATAAACAAGCGCGCCGGCGGGATGGGGATGATATCCGGACGTAAATCATTCCAGAAACCGCGCGAGGAAGGCATCAAACTCCTGAATACTATCCAGGATGTTTTCCTGTGCGATGAGATCACTGTCGCGTAA
- the recF gene encoding DNA replication/repair protein RecF → MFISQLELTNFRNIEKAGLAFSESTNLIVGPNGAGKTNILEALYYCGTGRSFRTHFDETLIRRDTDFFRLVSEGQIDPHQVTVEVGVEPGSRKMIKVNSAPLKKLADLYQYFRLVEFSPYDLDLVIGPPSSRRRFLSLTISQSTPAHIALLSDYSKLLAQRNALLKDYQERGSLSEQMETTLAIWDENLAQSAVEINTVRAEFIDQLSPLATDFYNRISGHDEDFKLMYSPSPRLPEFTAENFAAKLKSRRRRELAMGQTLYGPHRDELQFLVKDAEARSYASQGQIKTAVLSVKLAQHQYLKDKLEQAPVMLLDEIYSDLDRKRLGFITDLLPDLGQTFVTTSKTSEINDLSIFICKHRIEGGIPTELK, encoded by the coding sequence ATGTTTATATCACAACTTGAGTTGACCAACTTCAGAAACATCGAAAAAGCCGGGCTCGCCTTTTCAGAGAGCACCAATTTAATCGTCGGCCCCAATGGCGCTGGCAAAACAAATATCCTCGAAGCGCTCTACTACTGTGGCACCGGAAGATCGTTTCGAACCCATTTCGATGAAACCCTGATCCGCCGCGACACAGATTTTTTCAGGCTGGTAAGCGAAGGCCAAATCGATCCCCACCAGGTCACGGTCGAAGTCGGGGTAGAACCCGGATCCCGCAAGATGATCAAGGTCAATTCAGCTCCGCTCAAGAAACTGGCCGATCTCTACCAGTATTTCAGGCTGGTCGAGTTCTCACCCTACGACCTCGACCTCGTGATCGGGCCACCGTCATCGCGCCGGCGATTTCTGTCTCTGACGATCTCGCAATCAACACCAGCGCACATCGCCCTTTTAAGCGATTATTCCAAGTTGCTGGCCCAGCGCAACGCCCTGCTCAAGGATTACCAGGAACGGGGAAGCCTGAGCGAGCAGATGGAAACCACTCTGGCGATCTGGGACGAGAATCTGGCGCAGTCAGCGGTAGAGATCAACACCGTCAGGGCTGAATTCATCGACCAGCTGTCACCACTGGCAACCGATTTCTACAACCGTATCAGCGGTCACGATGAGGACTTCAAACTTATGTACAGTCCCTCGCCCCGCCTGCCGGAATTTACCGCTGAAAACTTTGCCGCCAAGCTCAAAAGCCGTCGAAGACGCGAGCTGGCGATGGGGCAGACACTCTACGGCCCCCATCGCGATGAACTCCAGTTTCTTGTCAAGGATGCCGAAGCCCGCTCGTACGCCTCCCAGGGTCAGATCAAGACCGCCGTGTTGAGCGTAAAACTCGCTCAACACCAATACCTTAAGGATAAACTCGAGCAGGCGCCTGTGATGCTTCTGGATGAAATCTATTCCGACCTCGACCGCAAACGACTCGGATTCATTACAGACCTCCTCCCGGATCTGGGCCAGACATTCGTGACCACCTCTAAGACATCTGAAATCAACGACTTAAGTATTTTTATTTGTAAGCACAGGATCGAGGGCGGTATTCCGACTGAACTGAAATAG